One segment of Luteitalea sp. DNA contains the following:
- a CDS encoding DUF3224 family protein yields MQANGTFDVKITPQQADNPDAQAANVSRLSLNKQYHGILEAAGHGEMLAFGDGTQSGAYVAVEKVSGTLQGREGSFALVHRAVMRSGVPEGWSVTVIPDSGTGELAGLEGSMTIILADGKHSYEFSYTLP; encoded by the coding sequence ATGCAAGCGAATGGAACCTTCGACGTCAAGATCACGCCGCAGCAAGCCGACAACCCCGACGCCCAGGCGGCCAACGTCAGCCGCCTGTCGCTGAACAAGCAGTATCACGGAATCCTGGAGGCGGCCGGCCATGGCGAAATGCTGGCCTTCGGCGACGGCACCCAATCGGGCGCCTACGTGGCGGTTGAGAAGGTAAGCGGTACCTTGCAGGGGCGCGAGGGCAGCTTCGCGCTCGTGCATAGGGCCGTGATGAGAAGCGGCGTGCCCGAGGGGTGGTCGGTGACAGTGATCCCGGATTCTGGGACGGGCGAGCTGGCGGGTCTCGAGGGCTCGATGACCATCATCCTTGCCGACGGGAAGCACTCCTACGAGTTCAGCTACACGCTGCCCTGA